Genomic window (Chryseobacterium sp. H1D6B):
ACGCCCAATAGAAATAATTTTCCATTGGAGCCAATAAGTTCCACGACTCATTTTTTAGAGGAAAATTAAATTCCATTGCATCTGTAATCAGTGAAAACTGTTCTCCCAGAATGACAGATGTTCCTTTGTGCAGGGCCGAGGCTATCTGATCTTTAGCTTCATCAGTAAAAAAAGTTCTGCCATAAATGGTAATATTCCCGGTATTGATTTTTTGATCTTTACATTGTTCAGCTCCTATTTTGGAGTGAACGCCGTCTCCTGCAATCACCAGGTCAGCAATATATTGGGTTCCGTCCGCAAATAAAAGTTCTGTTTCTTCATTTTCCAATTCTTTCCAACTGACAAGTTCCTTTCCAAACTGAATATTTTCCTGAAGTCCGTGCAGCAGAATTTCCCTTAATGTCAAACGGTTAGGTTTTAAATCCGGCATTTCTTTCACTCCGTCACTCCATGATTCTACAAGTTCATTTTTTGATTCTTCAAGACTGGTATTAAATACTCTCATTCCAGTAGTGCTTGCTGCGCAGGTTTCGAGAAATAAGGTATATAAATTTTCCGGAAGACATTCCTTTAATGCATTTCTTCCTGGTTTATTGATCCGGATTCTGTATCCCTGAGTACGGATATTCATTGCGGCATCTTTTTCAAAAATCATGCAGCTGATCCCATTTTTTTTCAAACCCTGAGCAAGGCATAAACCTCCCAGTCCAGCACCTACAACAGCAATACGCTTATTTTTAAACTTTTGTATCATATTTTTTACCATCAATCCTGTTATTTATTTTTTAATGATTGACAGATACAAAATTATTGCGCAGCATCTGGATGTCCGATATCTTTTTAACGGTGATGATGAGACAATTCTTGGTTTCCGGATCTGAACTGCAGTGCCGTCATTCCTGTTCCTTTTTTGAAAAACCTTGAAAAATAAATGGGATCTTCATACCCCAGTTCAAAAGCAATCTGTTTCACATCCATTACAGTATAAAATAAGAGACGGCGTGCTTCCAGCAAGATTTTCTGCTGGATCCAGAAGCTGGCCGGATATCCTGTAACTTCTTTTACCGCCTCATTCAAATAAAGAGGGGTGATAGCTAGAAACTTCGCATATTCCCGTACCTTTTTATTATTTTTAAAATCTTCTTTGACCAGCTTTTTGAACTGTTTTGTAATCGTATATTTCTGTCCTTTATTTTGCTCTCCTGAAATCTGAGATTTTTCCAGTTTTGAAACAATCATTCCAATAACAGAGTCCACTAATGAGAGTTCAATGGAAGGATGATTCAAAGCAGGATCTTCTTCTATTCTTTTGAGTATCGGAGGAAGATCGAAAATAACATCATACTTATCGACTGAAGCAGACTGGCGCATCCATTGATACATACCCAATATCTCTTGATACGGTTCTGGAACGGCTCCTGTTTCTACAAATAAAAACCATCCCTCATTATCTTTCTGATGAATATACTGATGAATCTGTCCAGGCTCCACAAAACATAAGGAAGCTCCTTTCATTTCCACTCGTTTGAAATCCACATCAAGAATAAATTCTCCATCCTGCTGCAGAATAAACATATAATGGTCGTCTCTATGTATTTCTGACTGCTTTTCATGGAAAACGGATAACGGCATCAGCCTGACCCTGAAATTTTCGAGCTGGTTGTGGTGGGACGGGATGATTTTAGGTTTTTTCAAAAGGGCTTTCCTATTACTTTAAAATTAAATATATGAATAATATAATTTCTTAAAAAGAATTCTTCAATTTTTATATTTAAAATAA
Coding sequences:
- a CDS encoding FAD-dependent monooxygenase, translated to MIQKFKNKRIAVVGAGLGGLCLAQGLKKNGISCMIFEKDAAMNIRTQGYRIRINKPGRNALKECLPENLYTLFLETCAASTTGMRVFNTSLEESKNELVESWSDGVKEMPDLKPNRLTLREILLHGLQENIQFGKELVSWKELENEETELLFADGTQYIADLVIAGDGVHSKIGAEQCKDQKINTGNITIYGRTFFTDEAKDQIASALHKGTSVILGEQFSLITDAMEFNFPLKNESWNLLAPMENYFYWAFIGNPEAFGLSQSDFYSQSPEEVFECIHKLTDRWHPKLKALFKYADKQSLSITPIRSSLPKKQWKSGSITALGDAVHTMSPAGGVGANTAFIDAALLTENISAALMKNTSIIEAVADYEKKMRIYSNHAVEMSLRGGEILHGTTEKNS
- a CDS encoding helix-turn-helix domain-containing protein, which gives rise to MKKPKIIPSHHNQLENFRVRLMPLSVFHEKQSEIHRDDHYMFILQQDGEFILDVDFKRVEMKGASLCFVEPGQIHQYIHQKDNEGWFLFVETGAVPEPYQEILGMYQWMRQSASVDKYDVIFDLPPILKRIEEDPALNHPSIELSLVDSVIGMIVSKLEKSQISGEQNKGQKYTITKQFKKLVKEDFKNNKKVREYAKFLAITPLYLNEAVKEVTGYPASFWIQQKILLEARRLLFYTVMDVKQIAFELGYEDPIYFSRFFKKGTGMTALQFRSGNQELSHHHR